One part of the Roseomonas gilardii genome encodes these proteins:
- a CDS encoding M81 family metallopeptidase → MRIAVLKFSHETVTFLPYDTTVADFTYPGSPARGEALLRSEPRSYIGGFVKLAREHAGVELVGIESPLDSRAGSGSGWLTTECFEHFAGRMIADLRAQGPFDGVYLSLHGAMAVRGVPRPEAELARRVREVVGRGVFLAATFDPHGNEDEEFLQHADMAFTVKYFPHYDAHLQGERAARMLIRAIRGDYAPSHATLKLPVISPTVLQWTGASPWMDLVQRALVWEAREPDVFVNVFFGFPWADVPDAGMTFQVIANGQPELAQRIARDMAGFAWRQREALLGSTRIHRIGEGVALARQAVAEGRRPVVLADHSDRSGYATWLLREIMAQGLRNTLVATVADAPAVERLLAQGVKPGDAFDMEIGGRAEASAGDPVRVRGVVQAVTRGLRENRGDQWVQVRFGEGNVLVLTPFLTQIMEPDSLRGIGLDPDGFDVIAIKSRVHFRRGFHDTGFAPTILLVEPDQPFLGTVRLDGLRYENLDLRAFYPYGEPGFGA, encoded by the coding sequence ATCCGCATCGCGGTGCTGAAGTTCTCGCACGAGACGGTGACCTTCCTGCCCTACGACACCACGGTGGCGGATTTCACCTATCCCGGCTCGCCCGCGCGGGGCGAGGCGCTGCTGCGATCCGAGCCGCGCTCCTATATCGGCGGCTTCGTGAAGCTGGCGCGCGAGCATGCGGGCGTGGAGCTGGTGGGCATCGAATCGCCGCTCGACTCGCGCGCGGGGTCAGGCTCCGGCTGGCTCACCACCGAATGCTTCGAGCATTTCGCCGGGCGCATGATCGCCGACCTCCGGGCGCAGGGCCCTTTCGACGGCGTCTATCTCTCGCTGCACGGCGCCATGGCGGTGCGCGGCGTGCCGCGGCCGGAGGCGGAGCTGGCGCGGCGGGTGCGCGAGGTGGTGGGGCGCGGCGTCTTCCTCGCCGCCACCTTCGACCCGCATGGCAACGAGGACGAGGAATTCCTCCAGCACGCCGACATGGCCTTCACCGTGAAGTACTTCCCGCATTACGACGCGCATCTGCAGGGCGAGCGCGCGGCGCGGATGCTGATCCGCGCGATCCGGGGCGACTACGCGCCGAGCCATGCGACGCTGAAGCTGCCGGTCATCTCGCCCACGGTGCTGCAATGGACCGGGGCCTCGCCCTGGATGGACCTCGTGCAGCGCGCCCTGGTCTGGGAGGCGCGGGAGCCGGATGTCTTCGTGAACGTCTTCTTCGGCTTTCCCTGGGCCGATGTGCCGGATGCGGGCATGACCTTCCAGGTGATCGCCAATGGCCAGCCGGAGCTGGCGCAGCGCATTGCGCGCGACATGGCGGGCTTTGCCTGGCGGCAACGGGAGGCCCTGCTGGGCAGCACGCGCATCCACCGGATCGGGGAGGGCGTGGCGCTGGCACGGCAGGCCGTGGCGGAGGGCAGGAGGCCCGTGGTGCTGGCCGACCACAGCGACCGTTCCGGCTATGCCACCTGGCTGCTGCGTGAGATCATGGCGCAGGGCCTGCGGAACACGCTCGTCGCCACGGTGGCGGATGCGCCGGCGGTGGAGAGGCTGCTGGCGCAGGGTGTGAAGCCGGGCGATGCCTTCGACATGGAGATCGGCGGCCGGGCCGAGGCTTCTGCCGGCGACCCGGTGCGGGTGCGGGGCGTGGTGCAGGCCGTGACCAGGGGCCTGCGCGAGAACCGGGGCGACCAGTGGGTGCAGGTTCGCTTCGGGGAGGGCAATGTGCTGGTGCTGACCCCCTTCCTGACGCAGATCATGGAGCCGGACTCCCTGCGCGGGATCGGGCTGGACCCGGACGGCTTCGACGTGATCGCCATCAAGTCCCGCGTGCATTTCCGGCGCGGCTTCCACGACACGGGCTTCGCTCCGACCATCCTGCTGGTGGAACCGGACCAGCCCTTCCTGGGCACGGTGCGGCTGGACGGGCTGCGCTACGAGAACCTCGATCTGCGAGCCTTCTACCCCTATGGGGAGCCCGGCTTCGGGGCCTGA
- a CDS encoding DUF3576 domain-containing protein: MPKTRLALLLLPILVGACSQSRQVGNDEYTDDSRRARVQGRLGGSDGILLFGTDRSNRDGAGGDQSGTGLGVNAYLWRAALDTLSFMPLSSADPFGGVIITDWYTPSAANGERFRATAYILGRQLRSDGVRVSVFRQELHNGTWQDAPVSSATSAELEDKVLARARELRSGQATAAR, translated from the coding sequence ATGCCAAAGACACGCCTCGCTCTGCTGCTGCTGCCCATCCTGGTGGGGGCCTGTTCCCAGTCCCGCCAAGTGGGCAACGACGAATATACGGATGACAGCCGGCGCGCCCGTGTCCAGGGACGTCTGGGCGGCTCCGACGGAATCCTGCTGTTCGGCACCGACCGCAGCAACCGCGACGGCGCGGGCGGCGACCAGTCCGGCACCGGGCTTGGCGTGAACGCCTATCTGTGGCGTGCCGCGCTGGACACCCTGTCCTTCATGCCGCTTTCCTCGGCCGATCCCTTCGGCGGGGTGATCATCACCGACTGGTACACGCCGAGCGCCGCCAACGGGGAGCGCTTCCGGGCCACGGCCTATATCCTGGGCCGGCAGCTCCGTTCCGACGGCGTCCGGGTTTCGGTCTTCCGCCAGGAGCTGCACAACGGCACCTGGCAGGATGCTCCCGTGTCCAGCGCGACCAGCGCGGAGCTGGAGGACAAGGTCCTCGCCCGGGCGAGGGAACTCCGCAGCGGGCAGGCGACCGCCGCGCGCTGA
- the rfbB gene encoding dTDP-glucose 4,6-dehydratase has protein sequence MAKRFLVTGGAGFIGSAVARRLIRETPHHVLVVDKLTYAGNLASLAPVADDPRFRFLRADIADAAAMRAAMAEFRPEVVMHLAAESHVDRSIDGPGEFVQTNVVGTFTLLQAALEHWRSLPPGAERDGFRFHHVSTDEVFGSLGEDGLFREDTPYDPRSPYSASKAASDHFVRAWHHTYGLPVVVTNCSNNYGPYHFPEKLIPLTILNALEGRPLPVYGRGENVRDWLYVEDHAAALVLVAERGVPGESYNIGGHNERRNIEVVRAICALLDEMAPGPGAPRESLITFVTDRPGHDLRYAIDAGKIGRELGWRPAESFESGLRRTVRWYLDNRGWWEAVRSGAYRGERLGLEGTGLLAG, from the coding sequence TTGGCCAAGAGATTCCTTGTCACGGGCGGTGCGGGCTTCATCGGCTCGGCGGTGGCGCGGCGGCTGATCCGCGAGACGCCGCACCACGTGCTGGTGGTGGACAAGCTGACCTATGCGGGCAACCTCGCCTCGCTGGCGCCGGTGGCGGACGACCCGCGCTTCCGCTTCCTGCGGGCCGATATCGCCGATGCCGCGGCGATGCGCGCGGCCATGGCGGAGTTCCGCCCCGAGGTGGTGATGCACCTCGCCGCCGAGAGCCATGTGGACCGCTCCATCGACGGGCCGGGCGAGTTCGTGCAGACCAATGTGGTGGGCACATTCACCCTGTTGCAGGCGGCGCTGGAACACTGGCGCAGCCTGCCGCCGGGCGCGGAGCGGGACGGCTTCCGATTCCACCATGTCTCGACCGACGAGGTCTTCGGCTCGCTGGGCGAGGATGGCCTGTTCCGCGAGGACACGCCCTATGACCCGCGCTCGCCCTATTCGGCCTCCAAGGCGGCCTCGGACCATTTCGTGCGGGCCTGGCACCACACCTACGGGCTGCCGGTGGTGGTCACCAACTGCTCCAACAACTACGGCCCCTACCACTTCCCCGAGAAGCTGATCCCGCTCACCATCCTCAACGCGCTGGAGGGCCGGCCCCTGCCGGTCTATGGGCGCGGCGAGAACGTGCGGGACTGGCTTTATGTCGAGGACCATGCCGCGGCGCTGGTCCTGGTGGCGGAGCGTGGCGTGCCGGGCGAGAGCTACAACATCGGCGGCCATAACGAGCGGCGGAACATCGAGGTGGTGCGCGCCATCTGCGCCCTGCTGGACGAGATGGCGCCGGGCCCCGGCGCGCCGCGCGAGAGCCTGATCACCTTCGTCACCGACCGGCCCGGCCACGACCTGCGCTATGCCATCGATGCCGGGAAGATCGGGCGCGAGCTGGGCTGGCGTCCAGCCGAGAGCTTCGAGAGCGGGCTGCGCCGCACGGTGCGCTGGTATCTCGACAACCGCGGCTGGTGGGAAGCCGTGCGCTCCGGCGCCTATCGCGGCGAGCGGCTGGGTCTGGAAGGAACGGGCCTCTTGGCGGGCTGA
- the secB gene encoding protein-export chaperone SecB, giving the protein MSDPIQPAIPGDANAPPAPLVVNLQYVKDLSFEVPGAPEVFTQLREQPRIDIGLDVQARPLQQDGNTFEVSLQIRCDAKSGETTAFIAELVYCGIFTVNVPQESLEPVLLVECPRLLFPFARNVLADATREGGFMPVLLTPIDFVALWQSRRAQAGQPPVGNA; this is encoded by the coding sequence ATGTCCGATCCGATCCAGCCCGCCATTCCCGGCGACGCCAACGCGCCGCCGGCTCCCCTGGTCGTCAACCTGCAATACGTGAAGGACCTGTCCTTCGAGGTGCCGGGGGCGCCGGAGGTCTTCACCCAGCTGCGCGAGCAGCCGCGCATCGATATCGGCCTGGACGTGCAGGCGCGGCCGCTGCAGCAGGACGGCAACACCTTCGAGGTCTCGCTGCAGATCCGCTGCGACGCCAAGTCGGGCGAAACCACGGCCTTCATCGCCGAGCTGGTCTATTGCGGCATCTTCACCGTCAACGTGCCGCAGGAAAGCCTGGAGCCGGTGCTGCTGGTGGAATGCCCGCGCCTGCTCTTTCCCTTCGCCCGCAACGTCCTGGCCGATGCGACGCGCGAGGGCGGGTTCATGCCCGTGCTTCTGACGCCGATCGACTTCGTGGCGCTGTGGCAGTCGCGCCGCGCCCAGGCCGGCCAGCCGCCCGTCGGCAACGCCTGA
- a CDS encoding YggS family pyridoxal phosphate-dependent enzyme, with protein sequence MSDASSLADASIPAALARVRAEIAEACARAGRSPDSVQLVAVSKTHPAESVVQALAAGQTVFGENRVQEAQGKFPALRPAHPELRLHIIGGLQTNKARDAVRVADVIESLDRPKLAEALAAAMAKEGRQPELLVQVNTGEEPQKSGIARAEAGDFLRACRDEYGLVISGLMCIPPAGEDPVPHFAFLADLAARHGLTRLSMGMSGDFPLAIAQGATHVRVGTAIFGHRPYPAA encoded by the coding sequence ATGAGCGACGCCTCCTCCCTCGCTGATGCCTCCATCCCGGCCGCCCTGGCCCGGGTGAGGGCCGAGATCGCCGAAGCCTGCGCCCGGGCCGGCCGCTCCCCCGACTCGGTGCAACTGGTCGCGGTCTCCAAGACACATCCGGCGGAAAGCGTGGTCCAGGCCCTGGCGGCCGGCCAGACCGTCTTCGGCGAGAACCGGGTGCAGGAGGCCCAGGGCAAGTTCCCGGCCCTGCGCCCGGCCCATCCGGAACTCCGCCTGCACATCATCGGCGGGCTGCAGACCAACAAGGCCCGCGACGCGGTGCGGGTGGCGGATGTGATCGAAAGCCTGGACCGGCCCAAGCTCGCCGAGGCCCTGGCTGCCGCCATGGCGAAGGAAGGCCGCCAGCCGGAGCTGCTGGTACAGGTGAACACCGGGGAGGAGCCGCAGAAATCCGGCATCGCCCGCGCGGAGGCCGGGGATTTCCTGCGCGCCTGCCGGGACGAATACGGCCTCGTCATCTCCGGCCTGATGTGCATCCCCCCGGCCGGGGAGGATCCCGTGCCGCATTTCGCCTTCCTGGCCGATCTGGCGGCCCGCCACGGGCTGACGCGGCTTTCCATGGGCATGAGCGGCGATTTCCCGCTGGCCATCGCCCAGGGCGCCACCCATGTCCGGGTCGGGACCGCCATCTTCGGCCACCGGCCCTACCCCGCCGCCTGA
- a CDS encoding universal stress protein, which translates to MPSDRVFLVVVDDSPERVLAMRYACLRVKKSGGRVALLRVTEPVGLQEWAGVGQLLQQERREEAEQMLSALAAEVQEITDGLPLIIIREGDLIEEVLGLIESDPRISILVLAASASGGNPGPLVTAMTSRHSHRLRCPVTIVPGGMSYEELDRVT; encoded by the coding sequence TTGCCGAGCGACCGCGTCTTTCTCGTCGTCGTGGATGACAGCCCGGAACGGGTGCTGGCGATGCGCTATGCCTGCCTGCGGGTGAAGAAATCCGGCGGGCGGGTGGCCCTGCTGCGGGTGACGGAGCCCGTGGGCCTGCAGGAATGGGCCGGCGTCGGCCAGTTGCTGCAGCAGGAGCGGCGGGAGGAGGCGGAGCAGATGCTGTCCGCCCTGGCCGCCGAGGTGCAGGAGATCACCGACGGGCTGCCGCTGATCATCATCCGGGAGGGCGACCTGATCGAGGAGGTGCTGGGCCTCATCGAGAGCGACCCGCGCATCTCGATCCTGGTGCTGGCCGCTTCGGCCTCCGGCGGCAATCCCGGGCCGCTGGTCACGGCGATGACCAGCCGCCATTCCCACCGGCTGCGCTGCCCCGTCACCATCGTGCCGGGCGGCATGAGCTACGAGGAGCTTGATCGGGTGACGTGA
- a CDS encoding Lrp/AsnC family transcriptional regulator, translating to MDEIDKRLLRLLQRDGRMTNVELARQAHLSPPATHERIRRLQQEGVIEGYSVRLNAGKLQRALLIFVEVTLDRTSARVFEDFGAAVRRTPEIMECHMVAGGFDYLIKVRVRDMAAYRHFLGTVLVGLPGIRQTHT from the coding sequence ATGGACGAGATCGACAAGCGCCTGCTGCGGCTGCTTCAGCGCGACGGACGGATGACCAATGTGGAACTGGCCCGGCAGGCGCATCTCAGCCCGCCCGCCACGCATGAGCGCATCCGCCGCCTGCAGCAGGAGGGGGTGATCGAGGGTTATTCGGTGCGGCTGAATGCCGGGAAGCTGCAACGCGCGCTGCTGATCTTCGTCGAGGTCACGCTGGACCGGACCAGCGCCCGGGTCTTCGAGGATTTCGGGGCCGCCGTGCGGCGGACGCCGGAGATCATGGAGTGCCACATGGTGGCGGGCGGCTTCGACTACCTGATCAAGGTGCGGGTGCGCGACATGGCTGCCTATCGGCACTTCCTGGGCACGGTGCTGGTGGGGCTGCCCGGCATCCGGCAGACGCACACCTAA
- a CDS encoding MFS transporter — protein sequence MTGKTENIALITLAQVLALCLWFSGTAAGPGMLREAWALGLGLGPGFQAWLTGAVQAGFVLGTLLSAALALPDRIDPRRFFAACALLGALANAAIALLPLEAGTAIAARFVTGLALAGVYPVGMKLAIGWADKGDAGLLVGLLVGGLTLGSASPHLALALTGAAGGPDAALDWRLALGAASLAALLAAALIGRTRLGPRHAPAPPFRPGAALQLWRNRGTRLATLGYLGHMWELYAMWAWVGLYLSASFAAWRGGAPGHAGETSLATFAVIAVGAAGSIGAGLLADRWGRVRITVAAMAVSGGCCLLAGPFFGLHPLLPVALCLVWGVAVVADSAQFSASVAELSDPGLTGTMLTVQNCLGFALTLVTIHLMPLLVAWSGWGGAFALLAVGPLLGCLAMLRLGRSPLAARLAGGRG from the coding sequence GTGACCGGCAAGACCGAGAACATCGCCCTGATCACCCTGGCGCAGGTGCTGGCGCTCTGCCTCTGGTTCTCCGGCACCGCCGCCGGGCCGGGCATGCTGCGGGAGGCATGGGCGCTGGGCCTCGGGCTGGGGCCGGGCTTCCAGGCCTGGCTGACGGGCGCGGTGCAGGCGGGCTTCGTGCTGGGCACCCTGCTCAGCGCCGCGCTGGCCCTGCCGGACCGCATCGACCCTCGCCGGTTCTTCGCCGCCTGCGCCCTGCTCGGCGCCCTGGCCAATGCCGCCATCGCCCTTCTGCCGCTGGAGGCCGGGACGGCCATCGCCGCGCGCTTCGTCACCGGCCTCGCCCTGGCGGGGGTCTATCCGGTGGGGATGAAGCTCGCCATCGGCTGGGCGGACAAGGGCGATGCCGGGCTGCTGGTCGGGCTGCTGGTGGGCGGGCTGACGCTCGGCTCGGCCTCGCCGCATCTGGCGCTCGCCCTGACCGGCGCGGCGGGCGGGCCGGATGCGGCGCTGGACTGGCGGCTGGCGCTGGGCGCGGCCTCGCTGGCCGCCCTGCTTGCCGCTGCGCTGATCGGACGGACCCGCCTCGGCCCGCGCCACGCGCCGGCGCCGCCCTTCCGCCCCGGCGCGGCGCTGCAGCTCTGGCGCAACCGGGGCACGCGGCTCGCGACGCTCGGCTATCTCGGCCATATGTGGGAGCTCTATGCCATGTGGGCCTGGGTCGGCCTCTATCTCAGCGCCAGCTTCGCCGCCTGGCGCGGCGGGGCGCCGGGACATGCGGGCGAGACCTCCCTGGCGACCTTCGCGGTGATCGCGGTGGGGGCGGCCGGCTCCATCGGCGCCGGGCTGCTGGCGGATCGCTGGGGCCGGGTGCGAATCACGGTGGCGGCCATGGCGGTCTCGGGCGGCTGCTGCCTGCTGGCCGGGCCCTTCTTCGGGCTGCATCCGCTGCTGCCCGTGGCTCTCTGCCTGGTCTGGGGCGTCGCGGTGGTGGCGGATTCCGCGCAGTTCTCGGCCAGCGTGGCGGAGCTGTCCGACCCGGGCCTGACCGGCACCATGCTGACCGTGCAGAACTGCCTGGGCTTCGCGCTGACGCTGGTGACGATCCACCTCATGCCCTTGCTCGTGGCCTGGAGCGGCTGGGGCGGGGCCTTCGCCCTGCTGGCGGTGGGGCCTCTGCTGGGCTGCCTCGCCATGCTGCGCCTGGGCCGCAGCCCGCTGGCGGCGCGGCTGGCCGGCGGGCGCGGATAG
- a CDS encoding amidase family protein: MGGYWRLTASELAAKLRGREVSAEEVARDALARLEAANPAINAVVDHRPEEVLAEAREVDRRLAAGEDVGPLAGVPVTIKVNVDQAGHATTNGLRIQRELIAKEDNPVVSNFRRAGAVVLGRTNTPAFSLRWFTRNALHGNTRNPRDPRLTPGGSSGGAAASLAAGIGALAHGTDIGGSVRYPAYACGVHGLRPTLGRIAAFNASSPERAIGAQLMAVSGPLARSIPDLRAALSALAAPDPRDPWWVPAPLEGPPLPRRAALCVRPEGMATHPAVEKALRAAALALQEAGWTVVETPCPPLREPAHLQALLWLAESRRGGNKAYQAENEPESLAVLAMMEARAPEAGEHGVADALTRRAGFLRQWSLFLERYPLVLLPVSAEPPFPDALDIESEASFERVIEAQLVQVGLPLMGLPALTVATSGASAAPMGVQLVAGRYREDLLLEAGAVIAPEPIAPVDPVTE; encoded by the coding sequence ATGGGGGGTTATTGGCGCCTGACGGCCAGCGAGTTGGCGGCGAAGCTGCGGGGGCGGGAGGTTTCGGCCGAGGAAGTGGCGCGGGACGCGCTGGCCCGGCTGGAGGCTGCGAATCCTGCCATCAACGCCGTGGTGGACCACCGGCCCGAGGAGGTCCTGGCCGAGGCGCGCGAGGTCGATCGCCGCCTGGCCGCGGGCGAGGATGTCGGGCCGCTGGCCGGCGTGCCGGTGACGATCAAGGTGAATGTGGACCAGGCGGGCCATGCCACCACCAACGGGCTGCGGATCCAGCGGGAGCTGATCGCGAAGGAGGACAACCCCGTCGTCAGCAACTTCCGCCGGGCCGGGGCGGTGGTGCTGGGCCGGACCAACACGCCCGCCTTCTCCCTGCGCTGGTTCACCCGCAACGCCCTGCACGGCAACACGCGGAACCCCCGCGACCCGCGCCTGACCCCCGGCGGCTCCTCCGGCGGTGCCGCGGCCTCGCTGGCGGCGGGGATCGGGGCGCTGGCGCATGGCACGGATATCGGCGGCTCGGTGCGCTATCCGGCCTATGCCTGCGGCGTGCACGGGCTGCGCCCGACGCTGGGGCGGATCGCCGCCTTCAACGCCAGCAGCCCGGAACGCGCGATCGGCGCGCAGTTGATGGCGGTGTCCGGCCCGCTGGCCCGCTCCATCCCGGATCTGCGCGCGGCCCTGTCCGCCCTCGCCGCGCCCGACCCCCGCGACCCCTGGTGGGTGCCGGCGCCGCTCGAAGGGCCGCCGCTGCCCAGGCGCGCCGCCCTCTGCGTGCGCCCCGAGGGAATGGCCACCCATCCTGCCGTGGAGAAGGCCCTGCGCGCCGCCGCCCTGGCCTTGCAGGAAGCGGGCTGGACCGTGGTGGAGACCCCCTGCCCGCCGTTGCGGGAACCGGCGCACTTGCAGGCGCTGCTTTGGCTGGCGGAAAGCCGGCGCGGCGGCAACAAGGCCTATCAGGCCGAGAACGAGCCGGAATCCCTTGCCGTCCTGGCCATGATGGAAGCGCGTGCCCCGGAGGCCGGGGAGCATGGCGTCGCCGATGCCCTGACCCGGCGGGCCGGCTTCCTGCGGCAGTGGAGCCTCTTCCTGGAGCGCTATCCGCTGGTTCTCCTGCCCGTCTCGGCGGAGCCACCTTTCCCGGACGCACTCGACATCGAGAGCGAGGCCAGCTTCGAGCGGGTGATCGAGGCACAGCTCGTGCAGGTCGGGCTGCCGCTGATGGGCCTGCCGGCCCTGACGGTCGCCACCTCCGGCGCTTCCGCCGCGCCGATGGGGGTGCAACTGGTGGCCGGGCGCTACCGCGAGGACCTGTTGCTGGAGGCCGGCGCCGTCATCGCGCCGGAGCCCATCGCGCCCGTGGATCCCGTTACAGAGTGA
- a CDS encoding porin: MRKLLLGSTAVAAAALFAPQGALAQGADPFLPPGPPMVSHRALEVRVGGYFRFNYNFTEQGQNSANKDSGAGVPTAGSATTGATSARIGKSDFSSDAEIHIVANGKATNGLRYGVAIELQVDNNDGRYTPYSGARVSNSKTMVDTDEMWMYVAGDFGQVRFGDEDTAWNLMSVGHVANFGSGGADGDWFDSVTATHRAATMFTSDPGDNTKIIYLSPQFYGFDVGASFAFNQGEGEDTGCVLSTVTGDCDRANAFSGGSPKRRNEVFGIARWRGSFGGVGLQAAIGGMTADATKGQQVINAGVVSNAVSSKPMWMGYGGLQATAYGFTLGGEYYWGQANATYAPLVRGAVDTRNMGQVFAGASYTWGPVTVGANYYDLQTAGAQAVGAGRRELVWSVGATYVVAPGLTIVTDYSDIYRKEAGYNFIAGSPGAANNKVTSKVFILGTRIAF, translated from the coding sequence ATGCGTAAGCTTCTTCTGGGGAGCACGGCCGTTGCCGCCGCTGCTCTGTTCGCCCCGCAGGGCGCTCTGGCGCAGGGTGCCGACCCGTTCCTGCCGCCCGGCCCGCCGATGGTGTCCCACCGCGCCCTTGAAGTGCGCGTCGGCGGTTATTTCCGCTTCAACTACAACTTCACCGAGCAGGGTCAGAACAGCGCCAACAAGGACAGCGGCGCTGGCGTCCCGACGGCCGGTTCCGCCACGACGGGGGCCACCTCCGCGCGTATCGGCAAGTCCGACTTCTCTTCTGATGCCGAGATCCACATCGTCGCCAACGGCAAGGCCACCAACGGCCTGCGTTACGGCGTCGCGATCGAGCTGCAGGTCGACAACAACGACGGCCGCTACACGCCCTACTCCGGTGCGCGTGTGAGCAACTCGAAGACGATGGTCGACACCGATGAGATGTGGATGTACGTGGCCGGCGACTTCGGCCAGGTCCGCTTCGGTGACGAAGACACCGCCTGGAACCTGATGAGCGTCGGTCACGTCGCCAACTTCGGTTCGGGCGGCGCCGACGGTGACTGGTTCGACAGCGTGACCGCGACGCACCGCGCCGCGACGATGTTCACCTCCGACCCGGGCGACAACACCAAGATCATCTACCTGTCGCCGCAGTTCTACGGCTTCGACGTCGGCGCCTCCTTCGCCTTCAACCAGGGCGAGGGCGAGGACACGGGCTGCGTCCTGTCCACCGTGACCGGCGACTGCGACCGCGCGAACGCCTTCTCCGGCGGCTCGCCGAAGCGTCGCAACGAGGTGTTCGGCATCGCCCGCTGGCGCGGTTCCTTCGGCGGCGTCGGCCTCCAGGCCGCCATCGGCGGCATGACCGCGGACGCGACGAAGGGCCAGCAGGTCATCAACGCCGGTGTCGTGAGCAACGCCGTCTCGTCCAAGCCGATGTGGATGGGCTATGGCGGCCTGCAGGCGACCGCCTACGGCTTCACGCTCGGCGGCGAGTACTACTGGGGCCAGGCGAACGCCACCTATGCGCCGCTGGTCCGCGGTGCGGTCGATACGCGCAACATGGGCCAGGTCTTCGCCGGTGCATCCTACACCTGGGGCCCGGTCACGGTCGGCGCGAACTACTACGACCTGCAGACCGCCGGTGCCCAGGCCGTCGGGGCTGGCCGGCGCGAGCTGGTCTGGTCGGTCGGCGCGACCTATGTCGTGGCCCCTGGCCTGACCATCGTGACCGACTACTCGGACATCTACCGCAAGGAAGCCGGCTACAACTTCATCGCCGGTTCGCCGGGGGCCGCCAACAACAAGGTGACCTCGAAGGTCTTCATCCTGGGTACCCGCATCGCCTTCTGA
- a CDS encoding thiamine phosphate synthase, producing MEGRDKRPRPKKIAAEETVIAARRFRPPPGRDGLPRLWLVSDARRLPDPREAACGLPRGTAVLARDVAPELLPALARLCRARGLVLMLAGDGRAALRLRAGLHLPDRRPATGLLPYLLARRRDPRRWRLSRAAHGRSGLARARRLGADGVLLSPAFPTASHPGAPALGPLRWAALARRAASGAVALGGVDSRSARRLPAWACGIAALEGLLPASHSVSQKSRPRDPGHCPFRMA from the coding sequence ATGGAGGGGAGGGATAAACGCCCGCGCCCGAAGAAGATAGCCGCGGAGGAGACCGTCATCGCGGCGCGCCGGTTCCGGCCGCCCCCGGGGCGGGACGGCCTGCCCCGGCTCTGGCTGGTTTCCGATGCCCGGCGCCTGCCTGACCCGCGCGAGGCCGCCTGCGGCCTGCCGCGCGGCACGGCGGTGCTGGCGCGCGACGTGGCACCAGAGCTGCTGCCCGCCCTGGCGAGGCTCTGCCGCGCGCGGGGGCTGGTGCTGATGCTGGCGGGGGACGGGCGCGCGGCACTGCGGCTGCGGGCGGGGCTGCACCTGCCGGACCGCCGGCCCGCCACGGGGCTGTTGCCCTATCTCCTGGCACGGCGGCGGGACCCGCGCCGGTGGCGGCTGAGCCGGGCGGCGCATGGGCGCTCCGGCCTGGCCCGCGCCCGGCGACTCGGGGCGGACGGCGTGTTGCTCTCCCCTGCCTTCCCCACGGCCAGCCATCCGGGCGCCCCGGCGCTGGGGCCGTTGCGCTGGGCGGCGCTGGCCCGGCGTGCCGCCAGCGGCGCCGTTGCGCTGGGTGGCGTGGATTCCCGCAGCGCCCGGCGCCTTCCCGCCTGGGCCTGTGGCATCGCGGCCCTGGAGGGGCTGTTGCCCGCCAGTCACAGTGTTTCGCAGAAGTCGCGCCCCCGTGATCCGGGCCATTGCCCCTTCCGAATGGCCTGA